The genomic window ATGTACGGCGACGGATTGATCGTGCGGAGGCTCCGATAAATGTTAAACGGATGCGCGGTGAGCGGCGCTTCAAAACGCTGCGACGGAACCACCTGGATCACGTCGCCGGCCGCGATGTATTCCTTCGCCGCGGAGACCATCGCCATGTAGCCCTCGCGCGTCTGATTCGACGCGATCGTCGCGTCGTTGGCGACCGCGGTGACGTCTTCGAGACAGGGCGGTATCGCAGGCTTCTTCAGGCGCTCGATAATCTCGTCGATTTTCACGCGCGCGCTCTGATACGCGATATGCGTGCTGGCGAATTCCTCGACCGGCACGTTGGCGATAATTTTGAGTGTCTGGCGCACGTTGTCGAAGCAGAGCACGGTGTCGGTGAACATCAGGAAAAGATCGGGCGTGCCGAGATCGTCATGTGCGGTTTCGGGAATCTTCTCGAAGCATCGCACGATATCGTAGGCGAGAAATCCGACCGCGCCGCCGAAGAATCGCGGCAGATTGGGCAATTCGGGCGAGCGGAAGCGCTTTACCTCGGCGCGCAATTCCTCGAATGCATTCGTGACGGATCGCACTTCGACGCCGCGTCCCGGCCGGATGATATCCATCCGGTTTTTGCGCGCGCGGATGACCATCGAGGGCTCGGAACCGAGGAACGTGTAGCGTCCCCACTTCTCGCCGCCGCGCACGCTTTCGAGGAGAAAGGCGTAGTCGTCGCGCGCGACCTTCAGGAAGGCCGAGACCGGGGTTTCGAGGTCCGCGGCGACTTCCTCGAACACCGGGATCAGATTGAATCCCTGCGCCACCAGTTGTTCGAAATCACGTTCGCTCGGTTGCAGCATCTCGCGTCCTCTTTCGCGTTTCCCGATCGCGATGCGGTCTTCTTTCGCGCGGCCCAAAATGCAAAAGGGCCGCCGGACTTTCGCCCGCGGCCCTCAAGAAATCGGTTTTGTGATGGATTACAAGACCGGCGCGCAGGCGGGTGCATCGACGTGCCAACGCCACCAACCCGTGCTGATTTTCCGGCTCGAGAAGTTCATCGTTGCAACTAATATCCACATCGCTCGGCGCGCTGTCAATCAGGGTCGCTCGCGCGTGATGCGATGACTACGTGCCGACGCACTTCGCCGCCAGCATCACCGACGCTTCCGGGATGCCATCCATCTCCGCCCGCCGTTCCTGCGCGGCGATAAACTCGTTCGCTACTTCGACCATCTGATCACGCACTCGCTCGCAGTCGTCGCGGGATTCATAAGTGCTGTGAATTTTCCATTCCGATAACAGCGCCTTGTCTTCGACTCGACCGTCGAGATCATAGCGCGGCAGCATCAATGCCCATGCGATCAGCGCGATCGCAGTGGCGGAATGTTTTTCACGATTCATTTACTAACAGCGCGTAGCGCGCCCCGCCTTAGCGTGGAGCGAACGCGTGCTTGTATTGATCGCGCAGCTTCTGTTCCGCGGAGCGCGCTTCATCTTCGCTGTTGTACGGTCCGACGCGCACGCGGTACCAGGTCTGCCCCCCCAGATTGGTGGTGGATTCCTGCGCGTTGTAGCCGAGGCCGCGCAGCCGCGCGACCATTTCGTCGGCGCCGGATTTGTCCATCACTGCTTCGATCTGGATATTGAACGGCTTGTGACCCGGCCGCCCACCGGCCGCCGCGCTCGACGACGTCGGCGGCGCGGGCCGCTCGAAACCCGAATCGGCAGCGTCGGTTTCATCGTCGCCTTCGTCAGCAGGCGGCGGTTTTGCGGCGGGCGCGATTGCCGGCGGTTTGGCGCGCGCGATTGCGCCAGCCGTTGCGCGCGGTATCGGCGCCGGCGGAATCGCGGGTGCAGCGATCGCAGGAGCAATCGATGCGGCTGCGCGCGGCGCGATCGGCTTAATCGGTGCGCCGCTCGCGACCGCGGGCGACGTCACCGCGGCGGGCGTCATCGCCGACGCCGGCGTACTGGCGCCGGCTGGCGCACTCGGTAGCGGATACGTGCTCGAAATCTGATTCAGCGCGGGCTGATTCTGCCACGCCATCTGGTATCCCGCGTAGAGACCGAGCAGAAACACCGCGCCCGACAGCGTGAAAAGTCCGACGAGGATTACAAACGCACCGCCAAACTTCAGTTCGAATCGCATCCCCCTCCTCACATCCGATCCGGCGCGCTGACCCCCAGCAATTCAAGACCGCCCGCGAGCGCGCCCTTCAGAATTTGCGCCAAAAAAATTCGCGCGAGACTCAGCTCGCGATCGGGACCGATTATACGATTCGAGGACTGGTTGTAGTAGCGATGGAACTCGCCCGCCAACTCCAGCAGGTAGAATGAAATCCGATGCGGCTCGAGCGACTGCGCCGCCGCCGTCATCACCTCGGGCAGCGCGATCGCGCGCTTCACCAGATCGAGTTCTTCGGCGTCGAGCAGACCGAGATCGATCGCAGCCGCATCGTCGGGCAACGCGAGTCCCGCTTTTTCCGCCTCGCGAAAGACGCTCGCCAGCCGCGCGTGGGCATACTGGACGTAGAAAACCGGATTCTCTGGCGCCTGCTTCTTCGCGAGCTCGAGATCGAAATCGAGCTGGCTGTCGGATTTGCGGAACACGAAGAAAAATCGCACCACGTCGGCGCCGACTTCGTCGATCAATCCGTCGAGCGTGACGTAGGTCGCCTTGCGCGTGGACATTTTCACTTTTTCGCCGCCGCGCGTGAGCGTGACGAACTGGTAGATGATCGCGCTGATTGGCGTCGTGTCGTGGCCCATCGCCTTGACCGCGGCGATGACCTGCTGATGCTCGCCGATATGATCTGCGCCGAACACATCGATGATCAGATCGAAGCCGCGC from Candidatus Binatus sp. includes these protein-coding regions:
- the trpE gene encoding anthranilate synthase component I; amino-acid sequence: MLQPSERDFEQLVAQGFNLIPVFEEVAADLETPVSAFLKVARDDYAFLLESVRGGEKWGRYTFLGSEPSMVIRARKNRMDIIRPGRGVEVRSVTNAFEELRAEVKRFRSPELPNLPRFFGGAVGFLAYDIVRCFEKIPETAHDDLGTPDLFLMFTDTVLCFDNVRQTLKIIANVPVEEFASTHIAYQSARVKIDEIIERLKKPAIPPCLEDVTAVANDATIASNQTREGYMAMVSAAKEYIAAGDVIQVVPSQRFEAPLTAHPFNIYRSLRTINPSPYMFYLRLGDHTLVGASPEVMVRVEGREITLRPIAGTRRRGVTEAEDKELEAELLADPKEQAEHVMLVDLGRNDVGRVSEIGSVKVTELMVVERYSHVMHIVSNVTGVLREGCDAFDAFAATFPQGTVSGAPKIRAMEIIDELETVRRGVYAGAVGYFSYTGNTDTAIALRTLLIKNNRVYIQAGGGIVADSDPGAEFEESVNKARAMVRALQAAREFEAAAKR
- a CDS encoding SPOR domain-containing protein, with amino-acid sequence MRFELKFGGAFVILVGLFTLSGAVFLLGLYAGYQMAWQNQPALNQISSTYPLPSAPAGASTPASAMTPAAVTSPAVASGAPIKPIAPRAAASIAPAIAAPAIPPAPIPRATAGAIARAKPPAIAPAAKPPPADEGDDETDAADSGFERPAPPTSSSAAAGGRPGHKPFNIQIEAVMDKSGADEMVARLRGLGYNAQESTTNLGGQTWYRVRVGPYNSEDEARSAEQKLRDQYKHAFAPR